From one Bacillota bacterium genomic stretch:
- a CDS encoding (2Fe-2S)-binding protein, which yields MRIEKHPILDFSPKKQISFLFNGKSIFGFEGDTIASALHALGIKVLSKSIKELRPRGFYCAIGNCGSCFMRVNNVPNVKTCITLLEEGMIVESQEGLGALK from the coding sequence ATGAGGATTGAAAAACATCCAATTTTAGATTTTTCGCCTAAAAAACAAATTTCTTTTCTTTTTAACGGTAAAAGTATATTTGGTTTTGAAGGCGATACGATTGCTTCCGCATTACATGCATTAGGAATTAAAGTGCTTAGTAAAAGTATAAAAGAACTAAGACCTAGAGGCTTTTACTGCGCCATTGGAAATTGCGGATCTTGCTTTATGAGAGTCAATAATGTTCCAAACGTTAAGACGTGTATTACGTTATTAGAAGAAGGCATGATTGTTGAAAGTCAAGAAGGGCTTGGTGCCTTAAAATGA